Proteins from one Coregonus clupeaformis isolate EN_2021a chromosome 29, ASM2061545v1, whole genome shotgun sequence genomic window:
- the LOC121544384 gene encoding CD276 antigen-like, giving the protein MLYHCWLSTVTSVMSWKSWVAQRCFVSLLIIKASYSVEFEISVPSEPQLAIVGQHAVLDCSFPVGKAWDLDNSVITWQRGLEVIHSFYHGQDKLDRQSSHYANRTSLYHSELERGNASLRLERTNLGDKGDYTCSVSTLLGSETKTFALKLAAYYPEPHLTFTASPRDVELLLTSQGGYPRPSVHWLDDSGDDVTNNTVTNISEDTQGLYTVFSTLNLQGQVNETITFVLKNKDLGQEIRREITLYSANERSSVEKGKISGDNRKTWIIIVPIVTFVLLLFVLLMSALRKTCYGPSQKPSPVYQTPSGSSESSQI; this is encoded by the exons ATGTTGTACCATTGCTGGTTGAGTACAGTAACCTCTGTCATGAGCTGGAAATCCTGGGTCGCTCAAAGATGTTTTGTTTCTCTCCTCATCATCAAGGCATCCTATTCTG TTGAATTTGAGATCAGTGTTCCTAGTGAGCCTCAACTTGCCATCGTGGGGCAGCATGCAGTCCTAGACTGCAGCTTTCCTGTGGGAAAGGCCTGGGACCTGGACAACAGTGTGATAACGTGGCAGAGAGGCCTGGAGGTGATACACAGCTTCTACCACGGACAGGACAAACTGGACAGACAGAGCAGTCACTATGCCAACAGAACCAGCCTGTACCACTCTGAGTTGGAGAGGGGTAATGCCTCTCTAAGGCTGGAACGTACCAACCTGGGGGACAAAGGAGACTATACCTGCTCTGTGAGCACACTGCTGGGCAGTGAGACGAAAACCTTTGCCCTGAAATTAGCAG CATACTACCCTGAGCCACACCTGACGTTCACAGCATCTCCAAGAGATGTGGAGCTACTCTTGACCTCACAGGGAGGGTACCCCCGACCCTCAGTGCATTGGCTGGATGACAGCGGTGATGATGTCACCAATAACACAGTCACAAACATCTCAGAGGACACACAGGGACTATACACTGTGTTCAGTACACTAAATCTACAGGGACAAGTCAACGAGACCATCACCTTCGTCTTAAAGAACAAGGACCTGGGACAGGAGATCAGGAGAGAGATCACACTTTACTCAG CAAATGAGAGGTCATCAGTGGAAAAAGGCAAAATTTCTGGAGACAACAGAAAGACATGGATAATTATTGTTCCTATAGTGACATTTGTACTGCTGTTGTTTGTACTATTAATGTCAGCATTGAGAAAAACGTGCTATGGGCCATCACAGAAACCATCACCTGTCTACCAAACACCATCAGGCTCATCAGAGTCATCACAAATATAA
- the LOC121544983 gene encoding uncharacterized protein KIAA1522 homolog isoform X1, whose translation MSSRESLGDLIPQDLAEVFAHERLTKGGRRKKRRGSLGRAFSWLKGKKKKDVNANGQSQDFHPGGPMMGRTSAQGHSHAVPKHEDEGTRVPPHFQENVFIEGSRPKYLEDLHTEAQEGLKLQQQEETNNGLDYQDDQSVTSTVTRQPDDTESDSYSERRGYLSDSTIPDTVSQVSTRSTVSTRSSRSGLTRQASTFRPLKPEKAKARRRHRRTTVMGIPQHIQRELGLDRASWAGRQVIDKDGLPNGESLDFPTIDGTHLAGSEEGVRMYLQSVEGLQPVSEDQIQKFPSRAGHRDDLALLQRMGPQQSGLKRPKSLAVPWMTTASSLQQLHPNPVMSMSPQATYMSKIIPNAVLLPSIDVVEITRNRSRSSVRTVSKSSLLLVSPASSRASSRASSRASSRASSRASSHASTMSSASRYNPSHFSDSSGWSHSESSETLVSDSSTISSNSTTRQGGSQEGGGEGSSRETALDRESIHSSVSKASRTSATNGKGKTRGDDCKQEGPFTRTMSVMKSKRAPAPPSRSYSLHKDKLKRCTRDLIDTMVAAPPQSSPFQGGEAKAVSAGETPMPSSNKSSPGYTADISCLDESSGSVTASPFNTPQQAAMEEVRNEQPGSTGSSPQKQTPQENGLKNVSPSSGYSSHGGTPTLPSKQTHNPSPGKKRGILGKLASIFPKAPSPASSAPSPVIQPQASDSSKTTKPQPSPPVDSVTPSPSVMSIRELFNIPPPPKVSAPSPPPPEVWAHNKRTFELLLGPPAPNNTDTVVRKNPKDRRQQRQSPSTSREGSVKNLSPERRDEEAAPEQEAGGVLERVTEPQAKEQTGPADQEREHSSTVETSNPAAHMSESGKGQESEVAQKVEEDRVQGSQLGVEEKVQGSLLVVEPERVIVNQLIGKLEKVQTSNLVNGKSVKASVAPGKGLGKVKTEIQTTTPAAAKKTEFQPKMDTSMVSPALARISPSPSPPPAHHPPLPPSKQTPPVATSDFTPAPEPQLVSPTGESSWPPPPPPMDLATLGNELDLPIPPPPKVVITEHVPPVSSVPQGIPPPPQSIAPPPPQEAPPSPKARFGPPSYIPPPPQSIPPPPPLKHIQQPSPVTTERQNQEKKSFSKSSLSPTPPEEGSTPVVTPSLLQTVKLRSVNNGDQGQEKDQNQGQDQTEVTLRAKQPNNGEAPQKPIRRSLFITSPPPTVTSPTTTVISQPPMAQAPEAATAPATEATPEADPELSPATATSPEAATSPEATSAPEAATASAPEGALTPATTPEAAPATFPAEALEAATASAETPAPAKPQPSIVNLPSESSTVTSPTRKSPPASATTPSMRMQEAIRLRTASRSKEGPPSRLSLHSPTSLMSPSSTASFIFAKSTKKIVIETPSSPEAQANLTKNLIAELSSVSNPAKSTDTQKNVVVKVPPPVSRKPKPKVSVEIEHVQTAGQEA comes from the exons caGTCCCAAAGCATGAGGATGAGGGGACTCGCGTTCCTCCACACTTCCAGGAGAATGTGTTCATCGAAGGCAGCCGGCCCAAGTACCTGGAGGACCTGCACACTGAGGCCCAGGAGGGACTCAAACTGCAGCAGCAGGAAG AAACCAATAATGGGCTAGATTACCAGGATGACCAAAGCGTCACT TCGACGGTGACCCGGCAGCCAGACGACACTGAGAGTGACAGTTATAGTGAGAGGAGAGGCTATCTTTCAGACAGCACCATACCAGACACTGTGTCCCAGGTCTCAACACGCTCCACTGTCTCCACACGGTCCTCACGGTCAGGACTGACCCGCCAAG CATCAACATTCAGGCCCCTGAAGCCAGAGAAGGCCAAGGCCAGGAGGAGACACAGGAGAACCACAGTTATGGGGATACCACAACACATCCAGAGGGAACTGG GGCTGGACAGAGCATCATGGGCAGGTCGTCAGGTTATAGACAAGGATGGGCTCCCTAACGGTGAGAGTCTGGACTTCCCCACCATCGATGGGACTCACCTGGCTGGTTCCgaggagggggtgaggatgtACCTCCAGTCTGTAGAAGGCCTGCAACCCGTCAGTGAGGACCAGATCCAGAAGTTCCCCTCCCGGGCCGGACACAGGGACGACCTTGCTCTCCTCCAGCGCATGGGCCCCCAGCAGTCCGGCCTGAAGAGGCCCAAGTCCCTGGCTGTCCCCTGGATGACCACAGCCTCTAGCCTGCAGCAGCTGCACCCCAACCCCGTCATGTCCATGTCCCCCCAGGCCACCTACATGTCTAAGATCATCCCCAACGCTGTCCTGCTACCTTCCATAGATGTGGTGGAGATCACCCGGAACCGCAGTCGGAGCAGCGTTCGTACCGTCAGTAAGAGCAGCCTGCTGCTGGTCAGCCCTGCCTCCTCCAGAGCCTCCTCCAGAGCCTCCTCCAGAGCCTCCTCCAGAGCCTCCTCCCGCGCTTCCTCCCACGCCTCTACCATGTCCTCCGCCTCCCGTTACAACCCATCACACTTCTCTGACAGCTCTGGATGGAGCCACTCTGAGTCCTCTGAGACACTGGTGTCTGACTCCTCCACCATCTCCTCCAACAGCACCACCAGGCAGGGGGGCTCacaggaggggggtggggagggtTCATCCAGGGAGACGGCCCTGGACAGAGAGAGTATCCACTCCTCTGTCAGTAAGGCCTCCAGGACCTCAGCCACCAACGGCAAAGGGAAAACCAGAGGGGATGATTGCAAACAGGAGGGGCCCTTCACCCGGACCATGTCTGTGATGAAGTCCAAGAGGGCACCGGCCCCACCCAGCCGCTCCTACTCCCTACACAAGGACAAGTTGAAGAGGTGCACGCGAGACCTGATTGACACCATGGTTGCTGCCCCTCCCCAAAGCAGCCCATTCCAGGGTGGGGAGGCTAAGGCTGTCAGTGCTGGGGAAACTCCCATGCCCTCCAGTAACAAAAGTAGCCCTGGCTacacagcagacatcagctgtctggatgaGTCTTCAGGCTCTGTGACAGCCAGCCCCTTCAACACCCCACAACAGGCAGCCATGGAGGAGGTGAGGAATGAGCAGCCAGGCTCCACAGGCTCCTCTCCCCAGAAGCAGACCCCCCAGGAAAATGGCCTGAAGAATGTCTCCCCCTCCAGCGGCTACTCCAGCCACGGTGGCACGCCCACCCTCCCTTCCAAACAAACCCATAACCCATCTccagggaaaaagagaggcatccTGGGCAAACTAGCAAGCATCTTCCCCAAGGCACCATCCCCTGCATCTTCAGCCCCATCACCTGTCATTCAGCCACAGGCCTCTGACAGCAGCAAGACGACTAAGCCACAGCCGTCCCCTCCAGTCGACAGTGTAACTCCCTCACCTTCAGTCATGTCAATCAGAGAGCTGTTCAACATCCCGCCTCCACCCAAGGtgtctgccccctctcctcctcccccggaGGTATGGGCACACAACAAGCGCACCTTTGAACTGCTACTAGGTCCCCCGGCCCCCAACAACACGGATACGGTGGTGCGAAAGAACCCAAAGGATCGACGACAGCAGAGGCAGTCTCCTTCCACATCAAGAGAGGGTTCTGTTAAGAACTTGtcacctgagaggagagatgaggaggcaGCACCAGAGCAGGAGGCAGGAGGTGTGCTGGAGAGGGTCACTGAGCCTCAAGCTAAAGAGCAGACCGGTCCAGCAGACCAGGAGAGGGAACACTCTTCCACTGTGGAGACTAGTAATCCAGCAGCACATATGTCTGAGTCAGGAAAGGGTCAGGAGAGTGAAGTAGCACAGAAGGTTGAAGAAGACCGGGTTCAAGGAAGTCAGCTGGGAGTTGAAGAGAAGGTGCAGGGAAGTCTGTTGGTGGTTGAACCAGAGAGGGTCATTGTAAATCAGTTGATAGGTAAACTAGAGAAGGTCCAGACAAGTAATTTGGTAAATGGAAAGTCAGTAAAGGCCTCAGTAGCGCCAGGAAAGGGCCTAGGAAAAgtaaagacagaaatacagacgACTACTCCTGCTGCAGCGAAAAAGACTGAATTCCAACCTAAAATGGACACGTCTATGGTAAGCCCTGCTCTAGCACGCATCTCgccatctccttctcctcctccagcaCACCATCCTCCCCTTCCCCCTTCCAAACAGACCCCACCTGTGGCCACATCAGACTTTACACCCGCTCCAGAGCCCCAACTAGTCTCCCCCACTGGGGAATCCTCCtggccccctccccctcctcccatgGACTTGGCCACCCTTGGCAATGAGCTTGACCTGCCCATTCCCCCACCACCAAAGGTAGTTATCACAGAACATGTGCCCCCTGTTTCATCTGTACCACAGGGAATCCCACCTCCACCCCAGAGTATCGCACCGCCGCCTCCCCAAGAGGCCCCGCCTTCACCAAAAGCAAGGTTTGGTCCTCCCTCCTACATTCCTCCACCACCTCAAAGTattccacccccacctccactgaAACACATACAGCAGCCCAGTCCagtgaccacagagagacagaaccAAGAGAAGAAGTCCTTCAGcaagagctctctctctcccactcccccagAGGAGGGCTCCACTCCTGTGGTCACCCCCTCCCTTCTGCAGACAGTCAAGCTGAGGTCTGTCAATAATGGTGACCAGGGTCAGGAAAAGGACCAGAATCAGGGACAGGACCAGACAGAGGTCACTTTGAGGGCCAAACAACCCAATAACGGTGAGGCTCCCCAGAAGCCTATTCGAAGGTCTCTGTTCATAACATCTCCCCCTCCCACTGTCACATCCCCAACAACTACTGTTATCTCACAACCTCCCATGGCCCAAGCCCCAGAGGCAGCCACAGCCCCAGCCACAGAGGCAACCCCAGAGGCAGACCCAGAGCTTTCCCCAGCCACGGCCACATCCCCAGAGGCAGCCACATCCCCAGAGGCAACCTCAGCCCCGGAGGCAGCCACAGCCTCAGCTCCAGAGGGAGCCCTAACCCCAGCCACAACCCCAGAGGCAGCTCCAGCCACATTCCCAGCTGAGGCCCTAGAGGCAGCCACAGCCTCAGCTgaaaccccagccccagccaagCCCCAGCCCAGCATAGTTAATTTACCCTCAGAGTCATCCACTGTCACCTCTCCTACGAGGAAGTCACCTCCTGCCTCAGCCACCACCCCCTCCATGAGGATGCAGGAGGCCATCCGCTTGAGGACAGCTTCCAGAAGTAAAGAGGGGCCTCCCTCTCGTCTTAGCCTGCACTCCCCAACAAGTCTCATGTCTCCCTCCTCCACCGCCAGTTTCATCTTTGCCAAGAGCACAAAGAAGATTGTCATAGAGACCCCCTCATCCCCTGAGGCCCAGGCCAATCTCACAAAGAACCTGATAGCTGAGCTTTCATCTGTGTCTAATCCAGCCAAGTCCACAGACACACAGAAGAATGTGGTGGTCAAGGTGCCTCCACCTGTGTCAAGGAAACCCAAGCCTAAGGTCAGTGTGGAGATTGAGCATGTGCAAACTGCGGGACAGGAAGCATAG
- the LOC121544983 gene encoding uncharacterized protein KIAA1522 homolog isoform X2 — protein sequence MSSRESLGDLIPQDLAEVFAHERLTKGGRRKKRRGSLGRAFSWLKGKKKKDVNANGQSQDFHPGGPMMGRTSAQGHSHVPKHEDEGTRVPPHFQENVFIEGSRPKYLEDLHTEAQEGLKLQQQEETNNGLDYQDDQSVTSTVTRQPDDTESDSYSERRGYLSDSTIPDTVSQVSTRSTVSTRSSRSGLTRQASTFRPLKPEKAKARRRHRRTTVMGIPQHIQRELGLDRASWAGRQVIDKDGLPNGESLDFPTIDGTHLAGSEEGVRMYLQSVEGLQPVSEDQIQKFPSRAGHRDDLALLQRMGPQQSGLKRPKSLAVPWMTTASSLQQLHPNPVMSMSPQATYMSKIIPNAVLLPSIDVVEITRNRSRSSVRTVSKSSLLLVSPASSRASSRASSRASSRASSRASSHASTMSSASRYNPSHFSDSSGWSHSESSETLVSDSSTISSNSTTRQGGSQEGGGEGSSRETALDRESIHSSVSKASRTSATNGKGKTRGDDCKQEGPFTRTMSVMKSKRAPAPPSRSYSLHKDKLKRCTRDLIDTMVAAPPQSSPFQGGEAKAVSAGETPMPSSNKSSPGYTADISCLDESSGSVTASPFNTPQQAAMEEVRNEQPGSTGSSPQKQTPQENGLKNVSPSSGYSSHGGTPTLPSKQTHNPSPGKKRGILGKLASIFPKAPSPASSAPSPVIQPQASDSSKTTKPQPSPPVDSVTPSPSVMSIRELFNIPPPPKVSAPSPPPPEVWAHNKRTFELLLGPPAPNNTDTVVRKNPKDRRQQRQSPSTSREGSVKNLSPERRDEEAAPEQEAGGVLERVTEPQAKEQTGPADQEREHSSTVETSNPAAHMSESGKGQESEVAQKVEEDRVQGSQLGVEEKVQGSLLVVEPERVIVNQLIGKLEKVQTSNLVNGKSVKASVAPGKGLGKVKTEIQTTTPAAAKKTEFQPKMDTSMVSPALARISPSPSPPPAHHPPLPPSKQTPPVATSDFTPAPEPQLVSPTGESSWPPPPPPMDLATLGNELDLPIPPPPKVVITEHVPPVSSVPQGIPPPPQSIAPPPPQEAPPSPKARFGPPSYIPPPPQSIPPPPPLKHIQQPSPVTTERQNQEKKSFSKSSLSPTPPEEGSTPVVTPSLLQTVKLRSVNNGDQGQEKDQNQGQDQTEVTLRAKQPNNGEAPQKPIRRSLFITSPPPTVTSPTTTVISQPPMAQAPEAATAPATEATPEADPELSPATATSPEAATSPEATSAPEAATASAPEGALTPATTPEAAPATFPAEALEAATASAETPAPAKPQPSIVNLPSESSTVTSPTRKSPPASATTPSMRMQEAIRLRTASRSKEGPPSRLSLHSPTSLMSPSSTASFIFAKSTKKIVIETPSSPEAQANLTKNLIAELSSVSNPAKSTDTQKNVVVKVPPPVSRKPKPKVSVEIEHVQTAGQEA from the exons TCCCAAAGCATGAGGATGAGGGGACTCGCGTTCCTCCACACTTCCAGGAGAATGTGTTCATCGAAGGCAGCCGGCCCAAGTACCTGGAGGACCTGCACACTGAGGCCCAGGAGGGACTCAAACTGCAGCAGCAGGAAG AAACCAATAATGGGCTAGATTACCAGGATGACCAAAGCGTCACT TCGACGGTGACCCGGCAGCCAGACGACACTGAGAGTGACAGTTATAGTGAGAGGAGAGGCTATCTTTCAGACAGCACCATACCAGACACTGTGTCCCAGGTCTCAACACGCTCCACTGTCTCCACACGGTCCTCACGGTCAGGACTGACCCGCCAAG CATCAACATTCAGGCCCCTGAAGCCAGAGAAGGCCAAGGCCAGGAGGAGACACAGGAGAACCACAGTTATGGGGATACCACAACACATCCAGAGGGAACTGG GGCTGGACAGAGCATCATGGGCAGGTCGTCAGGTTATAGACAAGGATGGGCTCCCTAACGGTGAGAGTCTGGACTTCCCCACCATCGATGGGACTCACCTGGCTGGTTCCgaggagggggtgaggatgtACCTCCAGTCTGTAGAAGGCCTGCAACCCGTCAGTGAGGACCAGATCCAGAAGTTCCCCTCCCGGGCCGGACACAGGGACGACCTTGCTCTCCTCCAGCGCATGGGCCCCCAGCAGTCCGGCCTGAAGAGGCCCAAGTCCCTGGCTGTCCCCTGGATGACCACAGCCTCTAGCCTGCAGCAGCTGCACCCCAACCCCGTCATGTCCATGTCCCCCCAGGCCACCTACATGTCTAAGATCATCCCCAACGCTGTCCTGCTACCTTCCATAGATGTGGTGGAGATCACCCGGAACCGCAGTCGGAGCAGCGTTCGTACCGTCAGTAAGAGCAGCCTGCTGCTGGTCAGCCCTGCCTCCTCCAGAGCCTCCTCCAGAGCCTCCTCCAGAGCCTCCTCCAGAGCCTCCTCCCGCGCTTCCTCCCACGCCTCTACCATGTCCTCCGCCTCCCGTTACAACCCATCACACTTCTCTGACAGCTCTGGATGGAGCCACTCTGAGTCCTCTGAGACACTGGTGTCTGACTCCTCCACCATCTCCTCCAACAGCACCACCAGGCAGGGGGGCTCacaggaggggggtggggagggtTCATCCAGGGAGACGGCCCTGGACAGAGAGAGTATCCACTCCTCTGTCAGTAAGGCCTCCAGGACCTCAGCCACCAACGGCAAAGGGAAAACCAGAGGGGATGATTGCAAACAGGAGGGGCCCTTCACCCGGACCATGTCTGTGATGAAGTCCAAGAGGGCACCGGCCCCACCCAGCCGCTCCTACTCCCTACACAAGGACAAGTTGAAGAGGTGCACGCGAGACCTGATTGACACCATGGTTGCTGCCCCTCCCCAAAGCAGCCCATTCCAGGGTGGGGAGGCTAAGGCTGTCAGTGCTGGGGAAACTCCCATGCCCTCCAGTAACAAAAGTAGCCCTGGCTacacagcagacatcagctgtctggatgaGTCTTCAGGCTCTGTGACAGCCAGCCCCTTCAACACCCCACAACAGGCAGCCATGGAGGAGGTGAGGAATGAGCAGCCAGGCTCCACAGGCTCCTCTCCCCAGAAGCAGACCCCCCAGGAAAATGGCCTGAAGAATGTCTCCCCCTCCAGCGGCTACTCCAGCCACGGTGGCACGCCCACCCTCCCTTCCAAACAAACCCATAACCCATCTccagggaaaaagagaggcatccTGGGCAAACTAGCAAGCATCTTCCCCAAGGCACCATCCCCTGCATCTTCAGCCCCATCACCTGTCATTCAGCCACAGGCCTCTGACAGCAGCAAGACGACTAAGCCACAGCCGTCCCCTCCAGTCGACAGTGTAACTCCCTCACCTTCAGTCATGTCAATCAGAGAGCTGTTCAACATCCCGCCTCCACCCAAGGtgtctgccccctctcctcctcccccggaGGTATGGGCACACAACAAGCGCACCTTTGAACTGCTACTAGGTCCCCCGGCCCCCAACAACACGGATACGGTGGTGCGAAAGAACCCAAAGGATCGACGACAGCAGAGGCAGTCTCCTTCCACATCAAGAGAGGGTTCTGTTAAGAACTTGtcacctgagaggagagatgaggaggcaGCACCAGAGCAGGAGGCAGGAGGTGTGCTGGAGAGGGTCACTGAGCCTCAAGCTAAAGAGCAGACCGGTCCAGCAGACCAGGAGAGGGAACACTCTTCCACTGTGGAGACTAGTAATCCAGCAGCACATATGTCTGAGTCAGGAAAGGGTCAGGAGAGTGAAGTAGCACAGAAGGTTGAAGAAGACCGGGTTCAAGGAAGTCAGCTGGGAGTTGAAGAGAAGGTGCAGGGAAGTCTGTTGGTGGTTGAACCAGAGAGGGTCATTGTAAATCAGTTGATAGGTAAACTAGAGAAGGTCCAGACAAGTAATTTGGTAAATGGAAAGTCAGTAAAGGCCTCAGTAGCGCCAGGAAAGGGCCTAGGAAAAgtaaagacagaaatacagacgACTACTCCTGCTGCAGCGAAAAAGACTGAATTCCAACCTAAAATGGACACGTCTATGGTAAGCCCTGCTCTAGCACGCATCTCgccatctccttctcctcctccagcaCACCATCCTCCCCTTCCCCCTTCCAAACAGACCCCACCTGTGGCCACATCAGACTTTACACCCGCTCCAGAGCCCCAACTAGTCTCCCCCACTGGGGAATCCTCCtggccccctccccctcctcccatgGACTTGGCCACCCTTGGCAATGAGCTTGACCTGCCCATTCCCCCACCACCAAAGGTAGTTATCACAGAACATGTGCCCCCTGTTTCATCTGTACCACAGGGAATCCCACCTCCACCCCAGAGTATCGCACCGCCGCCTCCCCAAGAGGCCCCGCCTTCACCAAAAGCAAGGTTTGGTCCTCCCTCCTACATTCCTCCACCACCTCAAAGTattccacccccacctccactgaAACACATACAGCAGCCCAGTCCagtgaccacagagagacagaaccAAGAGAAGAAGTCCTTCAGcaagagctctctctctcccactcccccagAGGAGGGCTCCACTCCTGTGGTCACCCCCTCCCTTCTGCAGACAGTCAAGCTGAGGTCTGTCAATAATGGTGACCAGGGTCAGGAAAAGGACCAGAATCAGGGACAGGACCAGACAGAGGTCACTTTGAGGGCCAAACAACCCAATAACGGTGAGGCTCCCCAGAAGCCTATTCGAAGGTCTCTGTTCATAACATCTCCCCCTCCCACTGTCACATCCCCAACAACTACTGTTATCTCACAACCTCCCATGGCCCAAGCCCCAGAGGCAGCCACAGCCCCAGCCACAGAGGCAACCCCAGAGGCAGACCCAGAGCTTTCCCCAGCCACGGCCACATCCCCAGAGGCAGCCACATCCCCAGAGGCAACCTCAGCCCCGGAGGCAGCCACAGCCTCAGCTCCAGAGGGAGCCCTAACCCCAGCCACAACCCCAGAGGCAGCTCCAGCCACATTCCCAGCTGAGGCCCTAGAGGCAGCCACAGCCTCAGCTgaaaccccagccccagccaagCCCCAGCCCAGCATAGTTAATTTACCCTCAGAGTCATCCACTGTCACCTCTCCTACGAGGAAGTCACCTCCTGCCTCAGCCACCACCCCCTCCATGAGGATGCAGGAGGCCATCCGCTTGAGGACAGCTTCCAGAAGTAAAGAGGGGCCTCCCTCTCGTCTTAGCCTGCACTCCCCAACAAGTCTCATGTCTCCCTCCTCCACCGCCAGTTTCATCTTTGCCAAGAGCACAAAGAAGATTGTCATAGAGACCCCCTCATCCCCTGAGGCCCAGGCCAATCTCACAAAGAACCTGATAGCTGAGCTTTCATCTGTGTCTAATCCAGCCAAGTCCACAGACACACAGAAGAATGTGGTGGTCAAGGTGCCTCCACCTGTGTCAAGGAAACCCAAGCCTAAGGTCAGTGTGGAGATTGAGCATGTGCAAACTGCGGGACAGGAAGCATAG